One region of Desertifilum tharense IPPAS B-1220 genomic DNA includes:
- a CDS encoding PCP reductase family protein, with amino-acid sequence MSDFADELKWTPEAKVKLKNIPFFVRRKARQRIEQLARESESEVVTADIVEQARLEFGQ; translated from the coding sequence ATGTCTGATTTTGCTGATGAACTGAAGTGGACGCCGGAAGCGAAGGTGAAGTTAAAGAATATTCCGTTTTTTGTCCGCCGGAAGGCTCGCCAGCGGATCGAACAGTTGGCGCGGGAAAGCGAGTCTGAGGTGGTGACAGCCGATATTGTGGAGCAGGCGCGGCTGGAGTTTGGGCAGTAG